One Prodigiosinella aquatilis DNA window includes the following coding sequences:
- a CDS encoding phosphopantetheine-binding protein, giving the protein MDSYERLVIDAIAQVMDIDDTAELHSGIQIERDLGFDSGLYIELIMYLEDAIDGLHLDPASLDIKHFETVGSIARYINGLMITEAS; this is encoded by the coding sequence ATGGATAGCTACGAACGCTTGGTTATTGACGCCATTGCCCAAGTGATGGATATCGACGATACCGCAGAACTGCACAGTGGTATCCAGATTGAGCGCGATCTGGGGTTCGACAGCGGTTTGTATATTGAATTGATCATGTATCTGGAAGATGCGATTGACGGGTTGCATCTTGATCCGGCATCGCTGGATATCAAACATTTTGAAACCGTTGGCTCGATTGCCCGTTATATCAATGGATTAATGATTACCGAGGCCTC
- a CDS encoding MATE family efflux transporter, with protein MTTSKQPALYAAEYPRQSDLRQVVTLAWPMILTAVVVSLSQNGQIWILGNNSAGNDALYLLSMLQPFHFLFIALLECLTITNQIFSARSTQHWPRRNVINSTLLFALVGALFLALIALCSWLFAAPLQHLYVSNNTRLFNTILPVYMLSLIPFLIFELSNAALRGQSKSKSSMTFIIGFILINFISCYIGFNYYHLGFSAVIYSNLIAALMLLPCSYITMVKTVSQGEHAQARTYLPRLLAITADAGVPIFLSMMLAFASSAVIFPLLSKSGLGYATGFLIVVKLRTFFIIPAVAIGSAIAICVNQKLSNSATSTTLSRILSKGLGWIALSYLVFTLLAFFSQHLLVDLLAGSEEIRKTAYLIMAWLLPTFFMTSLVASIQTILEQLGRGKRVLLVTFVMEALLIMAVLLADGGQNIHRLINIILVFNLLYLTVFVYEYYLLVKKMGKLNAV; from the coding sequence ATGACAACGTCCAAACAACCCGCACTTTATGCCGCGGAATATCCACGACAGAGTGATTTAAGACAAGTTGTCACCTTGGCCTGGCCAATGATCTTAACGGCCGTAGTGGTTTCACTGTCACAAAACGGCCAGATCTGGATTCTGGGTAACAATAGCGCCGGTAATGATGCACTGTACCTGCTCTCCATGTTACAGCCGTTTCATTTTCTATTTATTGCCTTGCTTGAATGCCTGACGATTACGAATCAGATCTTCAGCGCCCGTTCCACGCAGCACTGGCCGCGCCGCAACGTAATAAACAGTACGCTGCTTTTCGCCCTGGTCGGCGCACTGTTTCTGGCATTAATTGCACTATGCAGTTGGTTATTCGCCGCCCCACTGCAACATCTTTATGTCAGTAACAATACCCGGTTATTCAACACGATTTTGCCGGTTTATATGCTATCGCTGATTCCTTTTCTGATCTTTGAACTCAGCAATGCCGCACTGCGTGGGCAAAGTAAAAGCAAATCCAGTATGACGTTTATTATTGGTTTTATTCTTATCAATTTTATCAGTTGCTATATTGGTTTTAACTACTATCACCTTGGTTTCTCTGCTGTTATTTACTCCAATCTGATCGCGGCGCTGATGCTGCTGCCGTGCTCATATATCACTATGGTGAAAACGGTTTCTCAAGGCGAACACGCTCAGGCAAGGACCTATTTACCCCGACTGCTGGCGATCACCGCCGATGCTGGCGTGCCAATTTTTCTGTCCATGATGCTGGCTTTCGCCAGTTCAGCGGTCATCTTTCCCTTACTCAGTAAGTCAGGTCTCGGCTACGCCACCGGTTTTCTGATTGTGGTCAAACTACGCACTTTCTTTATTATTCCCGCCGTGGCTATCGGTTCCGCCATCGCTATCTGCGTAAACCAAAAGCTATCCAACAGTGCTACATCCACCACATTGAGCCGAATCCTCAGTAAAGGACTGGGTTGGATAGCTCTCAGCTACCTGGTTTTTACCCTGCTCGCCTTTTTCAGCCAACACCTGTTGGTCGATCTACTGGCGGGTAGCGAAGAGATCCGCAAAACCGCCTATCTGATAATGGCATGGCTGCTACCCACTTTTTTCATGACATCTCTGGTGGCAAGCATACAAACCATTCTGGAGCAATTAGGTCGAGGTAAACGGGTGCTGCTAGTGACGTTTGTGATGGAAGCCTTGTTGATAATGGCAGTGTTACTGGCCGACGGTGGGCAGAATATTCACCGGCTGATTAACATCATCCTGGTCTTTAATCTTCTCTATTTGACCGTGTTTGTTTACGAGTACTACCTGCTGGTCAAAAAGATGGGAAAACTGAATGCTGTATGA
- a CDS encoding 3-oxoacyl-[acyl-carrier-protein] synthase III C-terminal domain-containing protein, translating into MNIIDIATLINPQLTVLSTLQQHYQWGERNQKIFSRFHKLESACLFPDLALSRMLSECLARLLARHPEKRQQITHVAYAHSLHSTYPFDADVLRTVVAEHLPASVEVLSVTQNSCASSFAGLALLQRILPAADASAGFAVLLTGDKCFHQTVQYVDQNGVFGEGCSAVLVTRAADAGGSVIEGMGWAMIGGLGSRTVITDRQVENRYDHDFMPTMMSAIERAMAAARISAPMIETVLPYHMSPSTFDRIADRLGLDRNCVMRDNLYRLGHCFCGDAFINLHDVMHNPAAVKPQGRMLAVAAGVAGTFSAMVLRRQEAA; encoded by the coding sequence ATGAACATCATTGATATTGCGACACTGATTAACCCGCAATTGACGGTGTTATCGACGCTGCAACAGCACTATCAGTGGGGAGAGCGAAACCAGAAGATTTTCAGCCGCTTTCATAAGCTGGAATCTGCCTGCCTGTTTCCCGATCTGGCATTATCCCGGATGTTGAGTGAATGCCTGGCTCGATTACTGGCCCGTCACCCGGAAAAACGACAGCAGATTACCCATGTTGCCTATGCGCATTCACTGCACAGCACGTATCCTTTCGATGCCGACGTGCTCCGTACCGTCGTGGCCGAACATTTGCCTGCCAGCGTGGAGGTATTATCGGTAACGCAAAACTCCTGTGCCTCCTCGTTCGCCGGGCTGGCGCTGTTACAGCGAATATTGCCCGCAGCTGATGCGTCGGCAGGTTTCGCTGTACTGTTAACCGGTGACAAGTGTTTCCATCAAACGGTGCAGTATGTTGATCAGAACGGCGTGTTTGGTGAAGGGTGCAGTGCCGTGCTGGTAACCCGCGCCGCTGATGCGGGCGGCAGTGTCATTGAAGGCATGGGGTGGGCGATGATTGGCGGACTCGGTAGTCGCACGGTAATCACCGATCGCCAGGTTGAGAACCGTTATGACCATGATTTTATGCCCACCATGATGTCCGCCATCGAGCGGGCAATGGCGGCGGCCCGTATCAGCGCACCGATGATTGAAACCGTGCTGCCATATCATATGAGCCCGTCTACTTTCGATCGCATTGCCGACCGACTTGGCCTGGACCGAAACTGCGTGATGCGCGACAACCTCTACCGGCTTGGTCACTGCTTCTGTGGCGATGCCTTTATCAATTTACATGATGTGATGCACAACCCTGCCGCTGTTAAGCCACAAGGCCGGATGCTGGCTGTCGCCGCCGGAGTGGCCGGTACGTTCAGCGCTATGGTATTGCGTCGACAGGAGGCAGCATGA
- a CDS encoding type III PLP-dependent enzyme — translation MHRFNYQTEFIHQNGIEKLNFDTLVQVTGTPCYIYSANQIRHDLKTLTETLPAELHYFYSLKANPNVSLIKIIRQYDIGCEVCSAAELEMALAAGATPQQIIFVGPAKSPQELRRCVALGIKAVVVESLAELRQLNDIAAEANCQQTFMLRINPDFSTEKARLVMSGKPRQFGIDESQALAELSCLHHYPHLKMVGIHIYLGTRILDAEAIASNTRNILVLAEKIQQQLSFPLQFVDIGGGLGVPYYAKEQPLDLAALGYSLAPLLAAFRQQFPQMQLMMELGRYMIARAGIFVTRVRYLKDSKGSTFAICDGGSNCHGAAAGLGSVIRKNFPVRRLAARQEGAMQTYTLSGPLCTPTDIIADTVTLPRLAVGDLIGVFNSGAYGPTASPVYFLSFGYPAEILVDGDRATQIRKPDGVAHMLNQQQPVDLEIPQP, via the coding sequence ATGCACCGCTTTAATTACCAGACAGAATTCATCCATCAGAATGGTATTGAGAAACTGAATTTCGACACGCTGGTTCAGGTAACCGGGACACCATGTTATATATACAGTGCCAATCAAATACGACATGACCTAAAAACACTAACGGAAACATTGCCAGCAGAATTGCATTACTTTTACTCCTTAAAAGCCAATCCGAATGTGTCACTGATAAAAATTATCAGACAATATGACATCGGCTGTGAGGTCTGTTCCGCCGCCGAATTGGAAATGGCGCTGGCAGCGGGTGCTACTCCACAGCAAATCATCTTTGTCGGGCCAGCCAAATCGCCACAAGAGCTACGCCGTTGTGTGGCGTTAGGGATTAAAGCGGTAGTGGTGGAATCTCTGGCGGAACTTAGGCAGCTTAATGACATCGCTGCCGAAGCGAACTGTCAGCAAACCTTCATGTTGCGTATCAACCCGGATTTCAGCACCGAGAAAGCCCGGCTGGTGATGAGCGGCAAACCTCGGCAATTTGGTATTGATGAATCCCAGGCATTGGCTGAGCTATCGTGCCTGCATCACTACCCACATCTGAAAATGGTCGGGATTCATATTTACCTTGGCACGCGCATTCTGGATGCTGAGGCGATTGCCAGTAACACCCGCAACATTCTGGTACTGGCAGAGAAGATTCAGCAGCAACTGTCTTTCCCGCTGCAATTTGTTGATATCGGTGGTGGCCTGGGTGTGCCTTACTACGCCAAGGAACAGCCGCTCGATCTGGCTGCTCTCGGCTACAGTCTGGCGCCTCTCCTGGCTGCGTTTCGACAGCAGTTCCCACAGATGCAACTGATGATGGAACTGGGCCGTTACATGATTGCCCGAGCGGGAATTTTCGTTACACGAGTCCGTTATCTTAAAGATTCCAAAGGATCAACGTTTGCCATTTGTGACGGTGGTTCTAACTGCCACGGGGCTGCGGCGGGATTGGGGTCGGTCATTCGCAAAAACTTCCCGGTGCGGCGTTTGGCCGCCAGGCAGGAAGGTGCGATGCAAACCTATACTCTTTCCGGCCCACTGTGTACGCCGACCGATATTATCGCTGATACGGTCACACTACCCAGATTGGCGGTTGGTGACCTGATTGGTGTTTTCAATTCTGGTGCCTATGGACCAACGGCTTCCCCGGTTTATTTTCTCAGTTTTGGTTATCCGGCAGAAATTCTGGTTGATGGTGATCGGGCGACGCAGATCCGCAAACCGGATGGTGTGGCACATATGCTGAATCAGCAACAACCGGTCGATCTTGAGATTCCGCAACCCTGA
- a CDS encoding class I adenylate-forming enzyme family protein, whose product MMQMNYQVLSQYLDVSAERRSESIAVIGNNSAISYTQLRNDALKIGTWLVEQNVQRGDRVMVWMANSPELIRCFWAIQYIGAVYVPIHPDTRAEKLAWISDDCAASLIITDAALESELALASEQMRRLPTLLLNGPSERSCSQLATILASNCAAALPGERLSQDLAAIIYTSGSTGKPKGVMLTQLNMIAASQSVASYLQLVETDRIFCAIPLSFDYGLHQVIMSALIGATLIIETSFAQPLFVLHRLVKQQATVLPLVPTMLSLIVPLARRFDFSSLRLITNTAAALNPADIDKIGEIFSQAQLFSMYGLTECHRCTYLEPAMLETRKQSVGKAIPNTEMWVVDPQGRAHRRNATGELVIRGATVMLGYWNNPEKTDEKLKPGPLSGERVLYTGDICRLDEEGYLYFVSRMDDVLNVCGEKVAPREVESVLAGFYNVSQVAVIGLPHPVYGDEIVAWIEIASAATTHHQQIKEWCKTRMETYMVPHRFYFTQHLPKNSNSKIDRLALKALSLDPPDSTISSGVKNG is encoded by the coding sequence ATGATGCAAATGAATTATCAGGTACTCAGTCAATATCTTGATGTCAGCGCGGAAAGGCGATCGGAGAGTATCGCTGTCATCGGTAACAATAGCGCAATCAGCTACACGCAACTGCGGAACGACGCGTTAAAGATCGGGACCTGGTTGGTTGAGCAGAATGTCCAGCGTGGGGATCGAGTGATGGTCTGGATGGCAAACAGCCCGGAATTGATCCGCTGTTTCTGGGCGATTCAATATATCGGTGCCGTTTATGTGCCGATACATCCTGATACCCGGGCGGAAAAGCTGGCGTGGATCAGTGATGATTGCGCCGCCAGCCTGATTATTACTGATGCGGCGCTGGAGAGTGAACTTGCGTTGGCCAGTGAACAGATGCGCAGGCTGCCAACTCTATTGCTCAACGGCCCGAGTGAACGTTCGTGCTCACAGCTAGCCACTATTCTGGCCTCAAATTGTGCAGCAGCATTGCCGGGAGAGAGATTGAGCCAGGATCTGGCGGCAATTATTTACACTTCCGGATCAACCGGAAAACCCAAAGGCGTCATGTTGACACAACTGAATATGATTGCCGCATCGCAGTCGGTCGCCAGTTATTTGCAATTGGTGGAAACGGACAGAATTTTTTGCGCCATCCCGTTAAGTTTCGACTATGGCTTGCATCAGGTGATTATGTCGGCACTGATCGGCGCCACGCTGATTATTGAAACGTCGTTTGCGCAGCCGCTGTTTGTGCTGCATCGCCTGGTGAAGCAGCAGGCGACGGTACTTCCTTTGGTGCCGACCATGCTGAGCCTGATCGTACCCTTGGCCAGGCGTTTTGATTTCTCCTCGCTACGCCTGATTACCAATACCGCCGCGGCGTTAAATCCCGCTGACATCGATAAAATTGGCGAAATATTCAGTCAGGCTCAACTGTTCTCGATGTACGGACTAACCGAGTGTCATCGCTGTACGTATCTTGAGCCCGCCATGTTGGAAACCCGTAAGCAAAGCGTCGGGAAGGCCATTCCCAATACTGAAATGTGGGTGGTTGACCCACAGGGACGCGCACATCGACGCAACGCCACCGGCGAGCTGGTGATCCGTGGCGCGACGGTGATGCTCGGCTATTGGAATAATCCGGAGAAAACCGACGAAAAATTAAAGCCCGGGCCACTTTCCGGTGAGCGGGTACTGTATACCGGCGATATCTGCCGTCTGGATGAAGAGGGCTATCTTTATTTCGTCAGCCGGATGGATGATGTACTCAATGTCTGTGGCGAGAAAGTCGCTCCGCGTGAGGTAGAGTCGGTGCTGGCTGGCTTCTATAACGTCAGCCAGGTCGCGGTGATAGGTTTGCCCCATCCGGTTTACGGCGATGAAATTGTGGCGTGGATAGAAATAGCATCAGCCGCGACGACCCACCACCAGCAAATTAAAGAGTGGTGCAAAACACGCATGGAAACCTATATGGTTCCGCACCGTTTTTATTTCACCCAACATCTTCCTAAAAACAGCAACAGTAAAATCGATCGGCTGGCGCTAAAAGCCTTAAGCCTCGACCCACCGGATTCAACCATATCGTCAGGAGTGAAGAATGGATAG
- a CDS encoding acyl carrier protein, translated as MAILDAIKLALDEVLDGEPVVLTDTTRFDEDLDLDSVSFVQFLLTLEDNIDGLMFDPDQISQQSFNTVGTLVAYIESYTCAAQQ; from the coding sequence ATGGCAATTTTAGACGCAATCAAACTGGCTCTGGATGAAGTGTTAGATGGTGAGCCTGTTGTGCTGACTGACACCACGCGCTTTGATGAGGATTTGGATCTCGACTCCGTCAGCTTTGTCCAGTTCTTGTTGACACTGGAGGATAATATCGATGGATTGATGTTTGATCCTGATCAGATCAGCCAACAATCATTTAATACTGTCGGCACACTGGTTGCGTATATTGAATCCTACACTTGCGCAGCCCAACAATGA
- a CDS encoding acyl-CoA dehydrogenase family protein yields the protein MMMLSSKHVEQALHCGRTAQPAEILSQLTLWITGNQGYLASNGVALYSLQPPLPLLQGDGSVVADTALTTLADDRLLNYLGLAVAQVSASQPGTPQQALLVAALRLGLAAKILDMSYTHLNQRQSFGQKTTRHQLIKASFSEIYADITQLKFQLILRLEEGDFTGLEQEHHAITQLTNKAEKLMGGHGFLLGNSHTLSHFSMLLYSASGKTGNDIWHQPAPVM from the coding sequence ATGATGATGCTTTCCTCCAAACACGTTGAGCAAGCGCTGCACTGTGGACGCACAGCGCAACCGGCGGAAATATTAAGTCAGCTTACTTTATGGATAACGGGAAACCAGGGTTATCTGGCCAGTAACGGTGTCGCGTTGTATTCCCTTCAGCCTCCGTTGCCGCTGTTACAGGGTGATGGTTCGGTGGTGGCGGACACAGCGTTGACAACATTGGCTGATGATCGGCTGCTGAATTACCTGGGACTGGCAGTGGCACAAGTCTCTGCCAGTCAACCCGGCACCCCACAACAAGCGCTGTTAGTGGCAGCGCTACGACTCGGGCTGGCGGCAAAAATCCTCGACATGTCCTATACGCACCTTAATCAACGGCAAAGTTTTGGACAAAAAACCACCCGGCATCAGTTGATCAAAGCCAGCTTCTCTGAAATATACGCCGACATCACTCAACTGAAATTTCAGTTGATCTTGCGTCTTGAAGAGGGAGATTTCACCGGCCTTGAGCAGGAACACCATGCGATAACACAGCTCACCAATAAAGCGGAAAAACTCATGGGCGGGCATGGTTTTCTGCTGGGTAACAGTCATACGCTGAGCCATTTTTCGATGCTGCTCTATAGCGCTTCGGGAAAAACAGGCAACGATATCTGGCATCAGCCGGCCCCCGTGATGTGA